The Penaeus monodon isolate SGIC_2016 chromosome 13, NSTDA_Pmon_1, whole genome shotgun sequence genome contains a region encoding:
- the LOC119579873 gene encoding classical arabinogalactan protein 9-like, protein MVALKALQSNNRKQGRRPFHSACNSINPAPPLAGAPPPPSQRKAHLPASRPSPSPLPYANSSACHVAPPPILAPPPCSPLSVIAPPIYEHHRRLPVTAHARQICDMLIYPLPSSFAPAPPWLALQHPDDEAVGGDAEGGFRRQEIQPRTR, encoded by the exons ATGGTCGCCCTAAAAGCACTCCAAAGCAACAATCGCAAGCAGGGACGTCGCCCCTTCCACTCCGCCTGCAATTCCATCAATCCAG CACCTCCCCTCGCCGGcgcccctccgcccccttcccagCGGAAGGCCCATCTGCCTGCCTCCCGGCCCTCCCCCTCGCCACTTCCATATGCTAACAGCTCCGCCTGCCACGTCGCCCCGCCCCCCATTCTAGCCCCTCCCCCTTGTAGCCCTCTTTCTGTGATAGCCCCGCCCATCTACGAACATCATCGACGATTACCAGTCACCGCCCACGCCCGCCAAATATGCGATATGTTAATCTACCCACTCCCCTCGAGCTTTGCACCTGCACCTCCATGGCTGGCACTCCAGCATCCCGATGACGAGGCCGTCGGAGGTGATGCCGAAGGCGGCTTCCGACGGCAGGAAATCCAACCCAGGACACGCTAG